A genomic window from Streptomyces mirabilis includes:
- the modA gene encoding molybdate ABC transporter substrate-binding protein, which produces MTRSTRRTRTRTLRVAGVGAAALLALSACSSSDSGSSPTSDTSASSSPKPSGTVTVFAAASLKESFTTLGKEFEKANPGTKVTFNFGGSDTLAASITGGAPADVFAAASPKTMAIVTDKKDAATTPATFVRNQLEIATLPGNPDKVASLKDLTKSGLKVVLCDKTVPCGAAAQKALDASKLRLTPVSYEQDVKSALTKVELKEADAAVVYKTDVKAAGDQVEGVEFPESAKAINEYPIALLKDAPNAKAAKAFIALVQSAEGQNVLTAAGFLQP; this is translated from the coding sequence ATGACCCGATCCACGCGCCGGACCCGCACCCGCACTCTGCGCGTGGCCGGCGTCGGTGCCGCCGCGCTGCTGGCCCTGAGCGCCTGCTCGTCCTCCGACTCCGGCTCCTCCCCGACGTCGGACACCTCGGCCTCCTCCTCGCCGAAGCCCTCCGGCACGGTGACCGTGTTCGCCGCCGCCTCGCTCAAGGAGAGCTTCACGACCCTGGGCAAGGAGTTCGAGAAGGCCAACCCGGGCACGAAGGTCACCTTCAACTTCGGCGGCAGCGACACGCTCGCCGCCAGCATCACCGGGGGCGCCCCGGCCGACGTGTTCGCCGCCGCCAGCCCCAAGACGATGGCGATCGTGACGGACAAGAAGGACGCCGCGACCACGCCCGCGACCTTCGTGCGCAACCAGTTGGAGATCGCGACCCTGCCCGGCAACCCCGACAAGGTCGCCTCCCTGAAGGACCTCACGAAGTCCGGCCTCAAGGTCGTACTCTGCGACAAGACGGTGCCGTGCGGCGCCGCCGCGCAGAAGGCGCTGGACGCCAGCAAGCTGAGGCTCACCCCGGTCTCCTACGAACAGGACGTCAAGAGCGCCCTGACGAAGGTGGAGCTGAAGGAGGCCGACGCCGCCGTCGTCTACAAGACCGACGTGAAGGCGGCGGGTGACCAGGTGGAGGGCGTGGAGTTCCCCGAGTCGGCCAAGGCCATCAACGAATACCCGATCGCCCTGCTCAAGGACGCGCCCAACGCGAAGGCGGCGAAGGCGTTCATCGCGCTCGTGCAGTCCGCCGAGGGCCAGAACGTGCTCACCGCCGCGGGGTTCCTGCAGCCGTGA
- a CDS encoding TOBE domain-containing protein, whose product MQSYTIGQAARLLGVSPDTARRWADAGRMATHRDEGGRRLIDGRDLAAFSVELAKGGSGEEDASYTSVRNAFPGIVTAVKLGDVAAQVEIQAGPHRLVSLLTREAVEELGLEVGMEATARVKSTNVHIDRV is encoded by the coding sequence ATGCAGTCCTACACCATCGGTCAGGCGGCCCGGCTGCTCGGCGTGAGCCCGGACACCGCACGGCGGTGGGCGGACGCCGGGCGGATGGCGACGCACCGGGACGAGGGCGGGCGGCGGCTGATCGACGGGCGGGATCTGGCCGCGTTCTCCGTCGAGCTCGCCAAGGGCGGCAGCGGTGAGGAGGACGCCTCCTACACCTCTGTGCGCAACGCGTTCCCGGGCATCGTCACCGCCGTGAAGCTCGGCGACGTGGCGGCCCAGGTGGAGATCCAGGCCGGACCGCACCGGCTGGTCTCCCTGCTGACCCGGGAGGCCGTGGAGGAACTCGGCCTCGAGGTCGGCATGGAGGCCACCGCCCGCGTGAAGTCGACGAACGTGCACATCGACCGGGTCTGA
- a CDS encoding RES domain-containing protein, with the protein MNNSPSAVTTAHLPSLVPAPERGVWRLGKRDHPKEYNRLEPETSQGSSAGRFSLATYGTLYCASDPAGCYAEALAPFRVHPQLRGLIGHEWDERPSHMRLGHLASGWREDHILVRLEPAKDAQFLDVDAEATRAVLARELRGELAAWDIEPPLTDLHIHGRDRRLARQIAAWTVAQRNDAGHRLAQGIAYRSGYGGRTCWAIFHDVDLVEAERRPIQPESPELRAVAAEYGLRVF; encoded by the coding sequence ATGAACAACAGCCCTTCGGCGGTGACCACAGCCCACTTACCGTCCCTCGTCCCCGCTCCGGAACGCGGAGTGTGGCGGCTGGGCAAGCGGGACCACCCCAAGGAGTACAACCGGCTCGAACCCGAGACCAGCCAGGGCTCCAGCGCGGGCCGCTTCAGCCTCGCCACCTACGGAACGCTGTACTGCGCCAGCGATCCGGCCGGCTGTTACGCCGAGGCGCTCGCGCCCTTCCGCGTCCACCCCCAGCTGCGGGGGCTCATCGGCCACGAGTGGGACGAGCGGCCCAGCCACATGAGGCTCGGCCACCTGGCCTCGGGCTGGCGCGAGGACCACATCCTGGTCCGGCTCGAACCCGCGAAGGACGCCCAGTTCCTCGACGTCGACGCCGAGGCCACCCGGGCCGTCCTCGCGCGCGAACTCCGGGGCGAGCTGGCGGCGTGGGACATCGAGCCCCCGCTCACCGACCTGCACATCCACGGGCGCGACCGCAGGCTCGCCCGGCAGATCGCGGCCTGGACGGTCGCCCAGCGCAACGACGCCGGCCACCGGCTGGCCCAGGGCATCGCCTACCGCTCCGGATACGGCGGGCGCACCTGCTGGGCCATCTTCCACGACGTCGATCTCGTCGAGGCCGAGCGGCGCCCCATCCAGCCGGAGTCCCCCGAACTGCGCGCGGTCGCGGCGGAGTACGGCCTGCGGGTCTTCTGA
- a CDS encoding WD40 repeat domain-containing protein codes for MSDADSPYRAPRPGRPDTGDSRTWADDSKAWADTRDAHRLIAEALARLVAADPTIPPHPYLSRHLAHHAARGEVLDDTHVPLAVLPWESSANVRTLLRQSDAVSDAVSDARRQEWLEAWARIEPFIGGAGPDSRLTSLHLAHHAATRPRTPLDTSTARVSGSRVTPLWSDWTAQDNVLAVSETRLESLTRTTTTDGRSLLVSGDDHGTIRMWEPHGVPARAPLHTYGGAVQHLLPLPGDLLLSAGTDGSVRVWHLTRGQLLAEPVHRPGTWVSALTLFAAKDAPEVVLVAHSDGRLGALDPVTFRPVDTPLPSLDPVPALLSGVGLGGAEGMVLAVAQGRRVRVWDPRRADGYTHEHEHEGAVRALVDLAAPGRYALCDDSGYIGVRDASTGRETAVAPPPPAGPVVALTALTVAGRAAVASGGSDHTLRVWDARTGAAIGGPLEGHTAPPVALTTLPGTSPDTSRELPVPAGQELLVSAGADHTLRRWKPGGRGVGAGRAVRRPVTAAALSGPGATAGAPLIAVADESGTALWDTGTGRPVALPAGHAPVTAFASAHVRGERLLVTAHSDAGIQLWSLERGAHAAPARLAGLLGHSLPVRSMAAFPHEGRTRLVTGGEDGTVRLWDLDRVCALVCREDHLLSVRDVAVLYTARGPRIASAGTDGTVRLWDPVTLRPVGAPLHCEQRVVNAVAAVPVDEPDGAELVASGGEDGTIRLWDPGTGRPVGRRLDIGDGPVAALAFFRTATGRPCLAATGPGGTIHLWDTDAGSHLLRIVTGSPLGALDALDARQPGGPRPEHPVLLAAGVAGVCVFDIRWEGR; via the coding sequence ATGAGCGACGCGGACAGCCCGTACCGCGCGCCCCGTCCGGGCCGCCCCGACACGGGCGACTCGAGGACGTGGGCCGACGACTCGAAGGCGTGGGCGGACACCAGGGACGCGCACCGGCTCATCGCCGAGGCGCTGGCCCGGCTCGTCGCCGCGGACCCGACGATCCCGCCGCACCCGTATCTCAGCCGCCACCTGGCCCATCACGCGGCCCGGGGCGAGGTCCTCGACGACACCCATGTACCGCTCGCCGTACTGCCCTGGGAGTCCAGCGCGAACGTTCGCACACTGCTGCGGCAGAGCGACGCGGTGAGCGACGCGGTGAGCGACGCGCGACGGCAGGAGTGGCTGGAGGCATGGGCCCGCATCGAGCCCTTCATCGGCGGCGCCGGTCCGGACTCCCGGCTGACGAGTCTGCACCTGGCCCATCACGCGGCGACCCGCCCCCGCACCCCTCTCGACACGTCCACCGCGCGGGTGTCCGGTTCGCGCGTCACCCCGCTGTGGAGTGACTGGACGGCCCAGGACAACGTACTGGCGGTCTCCGAGACCCGCCTCGAGTCGCTGACCCGCACCACGACCACCGACGGCCGCTCCCTGCTGGTCAGCGGCGACGACCACGGCACGATCCGCATGTGGGAGCCGCACGGCGTACCGGCGAGGGCGCCGCTGCACACGTACGGCGGCGCGGTCCAGCATCTGCTGCCGCTCCCGGGCGATCTGCTGCTCTCCGCGGGCACCGACGGTTCGGTGCGCGTCTGGCACCTCACCCGGGGCCAGTTGCTCGCCGAACCCGTCCACCGCCCCGGCACCTGGGTCAGCGCCCTCACGCTCTTCGCGGCGAAGGACGCCCCGGAGGTCGTCCTCGTCGCCCACAGCGACGGCCGTCTCGGCGCGCTGGATCCCGTCACCTTCCGGCCCGTCGACACCCCGCTGCCCTCCCTCGATCCCGTGCCGGCCCTGCTGAGCGGGGTCGGTCTGGGCGGCGCGGAGGGGATGGTGCTGGCCGTGGCCCAGGGCCGGCGGGTGCGCGTCTGGGATCCGCGGCGGGCCGACGGGTACACGCACGAGCACGAGCACGAGGGGGCGGTGCGGGCCCTGGTGGACCTCGCGGCGCCGGGGCGGTACGCGCTCTGCGACGACTCGGGATACATCGGTGTCCGGGACGCCTCGACGGGCCGGGAGACGGCCGTCGCACCCCCTCCGCCCGCGGGGCCCGTCGTCGCGCTGACCGCCCTGACCGTGGCGGGCCGGGCGGCGGTGGCGTCCGGGGGCAGCGACCACACCCTGCGGGTCTGGGACGCGCGGACGGGCGCGGCGATCGGCGGGCCCCTGGAAGGGCACACCGCTCCTCCCGTGGCTCTGACCACCCTGCCGGGCACCTCGCCGGACACCTCGCGGGAACTCCCCGTCCCGGCCGGGCAGGAGCTTCTCGTCTCGGCCGGCGCGGACCACACCTTGCGGCGCTGGAAACCGGGCGGCCGGGGCGTCGGCGCCGGGCGCGCGGTCCGGCGGCCCGTCACCGCGGCGGCGCTGTCCGGTCCGGGGGCCACCGCCGGGGCGCCGCTGATCGCCGTGGCCGACGAGTCCGGTACGGCGCTCTGGGACACCGGGACCGGTCGCCCGGTCGCCCTCCCAGCGGGCCACGCCCCAGTGACCGCCTTCGCCTCGGCGCACGTCCGGGGCGAACGCCTGCTGGTGACCGCGCACAGCGACGCCGGAATCCAGCTGTGGTCCCTGGAACGGGGTGCCCACGCCGCCCCCGCACGGCTGGCCGGACTCCTCGGCCACAGCCTGCCGGTGCGGTCGATGGCCGCCTTCCCGCACGAGGGGCGGACCCGGCTGGTCACCGGGGGCGAGGACGGCACCGTACGTCTGTGGGATCTCGACCGGGTGTGTGCGCTGGTCTGCCGGGAGGACCATCTGCTCAGCGTCCGGGACGTCGCCGTGCTTTACACGGCACGCGGTCCGCGGATCGCCTCGGCGGGCACCGACGGGACCGTACGGCTCTGGGATCCGGTCACGCTGCGGCCCGTGGGGGCGCCGCTCCACTGCGAGCAGCGGGTCGTCAACGCCGTCGCCGCCGTTCCCGTCGACGAGCCGGACGGTGCCGAACTCGTCGCGTCCGGCGGGGAGGACGGCACGATCCGGCTCTGGGATCCCGGCACCGGGCGGCCGGTCGGGCGGCGGCTGGACATCGGCGACGGGCCGGTGGCCGCGCTGGCGTTCTTCCGGACCGCGACCGGCCGCCCCTGCCTCGCGGCGACGGGCCCCGGCGGAACCATCCACCTGTGGGACACCGACGCCGGCTCGCACCTGCTGCGGATCGTGACGGGCAGCCCGCTCGGGGCTCTCGACGCGCTCGACGCCCGGCAGCCGGGCGGCCCGCGCCCCGAGCACCCCGTCCTCCTCGCGGCCGGAGTCGCTGGCGTATGCGTGTTCGACATCCGATGGGAGGGGCGCTGA
- a CDS encoding lipase/acyltransferase domain-containing protein, producing the protein MTEPSQPNTAGRRLDERPYSLPGLSPNTTQDAVVVVPGIMGSELYDTESGDVVWGLANAGWLLKAWTAPQGLRALRLTPDEREGRLGRIRARRLLRTPAWSPFLRGIEPYNDLVATVTRSVADPEAVLPFAYDWRLSVATNARFLAEAAREHLERWRRHPAHALARKHRVDEREGRLVFVAHSMGGLLTLAALTDGPDGDLAADTRGVLTLGTPFQGAVAAAAILNTGQGAPVPLPHGRLRRLAYTMPGLHDLLPTFPCLDEGLNIRRLSPTDIADLGGDKDLAVDSQTLHDTLRGRALPGHRALVGISQSTLQSLTLRQGVVTASEHCYREHSDGELMRDETGAPRRFDVGGDGTVHKESASPTRATVPLALQHGALAQGEAALEAVTSFLEEDEHLGPAQAGARVGIEVPDLVAPGTPWTVRVRGVDSPAGLDCAVEEVGGAFAGPARLYGDDDHLAARVTVPAPGLYRVTLDTGDPTPLTQLVLAAPDERDDG; encoded by the coding sequence ATGACCGAGCCGTCGCAGCCCAATACCGCAGGCCGCCGCCTGGACGAGCGGCCCTACAGCCTCCCCGGCCTCTCCCCGAACACGACGCAGGACGCCGTCGTCGTCGTTCCCGGCATCATGGGGAGCGAGTTGTACGACACCGAGTCCGGCGACGTCGTCTGGGGCCTCGCGAACGCCGGATGGCTGCTGAAGGCGTGGACGGCGCCCCAGGGCTTACGCGCCCTGCGCCTCACGCCCGACGAACGCGAGGGCCGCCTCGGCCGCATCCGGGCCCGGCGCCTGCTGCGCACCCCCGCCTGGAGCCCGTTCCTGCGCGGCATCGAGCCCTACAACGACCTGGTCGCGACCGTCACCCGGAGCGTGGCCGACCCGGAGGCCGTGCTGCCCTTCGCCTACGACTGGCGGCTGTCGGTCGCCACGAACGCCCGGTTCCTCGCCGAGGCGGCGCGCGAACACCTGGAACGGTGGCGGCGGCACCCCGCACACGCGCTCGCCCGCAAGCACCGGGTCGACGAACGGGAGGGGCGGCTCGTCTTCGTCGCGCACTCCATGGGCGGACTGCTCACCCTCGCCGCTCTCACCGACGGCCCCGATGGCGACCTCGCGGCGGACACCCGTGGGGTGCTCACCCTCGGTACGCCCTTCCAGGGGGCGGTGGCCGCCGCCGCGATCCTCAACACCGGGCAGGGAGCGCCGGTTCCGCTGCCGCACGGCAGGCTCAGGAGACTCGCTTACACCATGCCGGGCCTGCACGACCTGCTCCCGACGTTCCCCTGTCTCGACGAGGGCCTGAACATCCGCCGGCTGAGCCCCACGGACATCGCCGACCTGGGCGGCGACAAGGATCTGGCCGTCGACTCCCAGACCCTGCACGACACCCTGCGCGGGCGGGCGCTGCCCGGGCACCGGGCGCTGGTGGGCATCAGCCAGTCCACCCTCCAGTCCCTGACCCTCCGTCAGGGCGTCGTGACCGCCTCCGAGCACTGCTACCGCGAGCACAGCGACGGCGAGCTGATGCGCGACGAGACGGGCGCCCCGCGCCGCTTCGACGTGGGCGGCGACGGCACCGTACACAAGGAGTCCGCCTCCCCGACCCGCGCCACCGTGCCCCTCGCGCTGCAGCACGGTGCGCTGGCCCAGGGGGAGGCCGCGTTGGAGGCGGTGACCTCGTTCCTGGAGGAGGACGAGCACCTCGGTCCCGCGCAGGCCGGGGCACGGGTCGGCATCGAGGTCCCGGACCTCGTCGCGCCGGGCACTCCCTGGACGGTCCGGGTGCGCGGCGTCGACAGTCCCGCGGGGCTGGACTGCGCGGTCGAGGAGGTCGGCGGGGCCTTCGCCGGACCCGCCCGGCTGTACGGCGACGACGACCACCTCGCGGCCCGTGTCACCGTGCCCGCGCCCGGCCTCTACCGGGTCACCCTGGACACGGGCGACCCCACTCCGCTGACCCAACTCGTCCTCGCGGCCCCGGACGAGCGGGACGACGGCTGA
- a CDS encoding serine/threonine-protein kinase has product MADEGRLVAGRYRLIEQIGRGGMGTVWRAEDEVLSREVAVKRLHVQRHLTDDELATLHERTRREARSAARIAHSHVVVVHDVVDDEGLPCIVMEYVPSTTLAALLADGGAVPPTEAARIGLGMVAALRAAHAAGVLHRDVKPGNVLLGADGRVVLTDFGIAMATGTSTLTRTGEIIGSIDYIAPERMRGKKPGPAADLWALGATLYQSVEGRPPFRKATAVETAYAIAVDPVDPMKQAGPLEPLIDALLAKEPQERPSAEEVERVLREVVSGVPTQLTPTRPVPAPIPAPAQSPATATTVAPAREDAPPRARGRRVAVWSALAVVLAAATVAGGWSMTREGKSGGTHHKAAASTSAPPAVPAGHHLVTEKKLGVSFPVPDGWKRGKASAEQVTYVDETRLVDLTIGMVEPAGANPESHFTNIEANTKLNYPSSYRKLRMQRTTFQGKPAAVWEFTFKGRVRAFRAIDLGFGQEGGREYDIYLSAPDLKWDTFRPVFDTVSAGFRVG; this is encoded by the coding sequence GTGGCGGACGAGGGGCGGCTGGTCGCCGGGCGCTATCGGCTGATCGAACAGATCGGCCGTGGCGGCATGGGCACGGTGTGGCGTGCCGAGGACGAGGTCCTCAGCCGTGAGGTCGCGGTCAAGCGGCTGCATGTCCAGCGGCACCTGACCGACGACGAGCTCGCCACCCTCCACGAACGCACCCGCCGGGAGGCGCGCAGCGCCGCCCGTATCGCGCATTCCCACGTGGTCGTCGTGCACGACGTGGTGGACGACGAGGGGCTGCCCTGCATCGTCATGGAGTACGTGCCCTCCACGACCCTCGCCGCCCTGCTCGCGGACGGCGGCGCGGTGCCGCCCACCGAGGCCGCACGGATCGGCCTCGGCATGGTCGCCGCGCTGCGGGCCGCGCACGCCGCCGGGGTGCTGCACCGTGACGTCAAGCCGGGCAACGTCCTGCTCGGCGCCGACGGCCGCGTCGTCCTCACCGACTTCGGCATCGCCATGGCGACCGGCACCTCGACGCTGACCAGGACCGGCGAGATCATCGGCTCGATCGACTACATCGCGCCCGAACGGATGCGGGGCAAGAAGCCCGGACCCGCCGCGGACCTGTGGGCGCTCGGGGCGACCCTCTACCAGTCCGTCGAGGGGCGGCCTCCGTTCCGCAAGGCCACGGCCGTGGAGACGGCGTACGCCATCGCCGTCGACCCGGTCGACCCCATGAAGCAGGCCGGGCCGCTGGAACCCCTCATAGACGCGCTGCTCGCGAAGGAACCGCAGGAGCGGCCCTCGGCGGAGGAGGTGGAGCGGGTTCTGAGGGAAGTGGTGTCGGGGGTACCGACGCAGCTGACGCCCACGCGTCCGGTACCGGCACCGATACCAGCGCCGGCGCAGTCTCCGGCGACCGCGACGACGGTGGCACCGGCGCGGGAAGACGCACCGCCCCGGGCCCGTGGGCGCCGCGTGGCCGTCTGGAGCGCGCTGGCCGTGGTGCTTGCGGCCGCGACGGTGGCGGGCGGGTGGTCCATGACCCGAGAGGGCAAGAGCGGCGGCACCCACCACAAAGCCGCCGCTTCCACCTCCGCGCCCCCGGCCGTTCCCGCGGGCCACCACCTGGTCACGGAGAAGAAGTTGGGCGTCTCCTTCCCGGTCCCGGACGGCTGGAAGCGTGGCAAGGCGTCGGCCGAACAGGTCACCTACGTCGACGAAACCCGTCTCGTGGACCTCACGATCGGCATGGTCGAGCCTGCGGGCGCGAACCCCGAGTCGCACTTCACGAACATCGAGGCGAACACCAAGCTCAACTACCCGTCCTCATACCGGAAACTGCGCATGCAGCGCACCACGTTCCAGGGGAAGCCCGCGGCCGTGTGGGAGTTCACCTTCAAGGGCCGGGTCCGGGCGTTCCGCGCCATCGACCTGGGCTTCGGGCAGGAGGGCGGCCGGGAGTACGACATCTACCTCTCGGCTCCGGACCTCAAGTGGGACACCTTCCGCCCGGTCTTCGACACGGTCTCGGCGGGCTTCCGGGTCGGCTGA
- a CDS encoding universal stress protein: MGEGERRRVVVGVSGSPGSLAALHRGAFEARRTGAVLLAVGAWEPPRGALAHPSSMLAPPMTEFRQMADDRLLTALDTAFGADGPGVPCRGLVVWDRPGRALVRTADRIGDLLVIGGGRRGRMRRALFPSVARYCLAHAACPVLAVPRSPLHRELASVRRRVSLRLPLDASELTDGRS; encoded by the coding sequence ATGGGCGAGGGAGAGCGGCGGCGGGTCGTCGTGGGGGTGAGCGGTTCGCCGGGGAGTCTGGCGGCGCTGCACCGGGGCGCGTTCGAGGCGCGCCGCACCGGTGCCGTGCTGCTGGCCGTGGGTGCCTGGGAACCGCCGCGCGGCGCGCTCGCGCACCCGAGTTCGATGCTCGCGCCGCCGATGACCGAGTTCCGGCAGATGGCGGACGACCGGCTGCTCACCGCCCTGGACACGGCCTTCGGCGCCGACGGGCCCGGAGTGCCGTGCCGGGGGTTGGTCGTGTGGGACCGGCCGGGGCGCGCCCTGGTGCGGACCGCCGACCGCATCGGCGACCTCCTGGTGATCGGCGGCGGGCGACGCGGCCGGATGCGCCGGGCGCTGTTCCCCTCCGTCGCGCGCTACTGCCTCGCGCACGCCGCCTGCCCGGTACTGGCCGTGCCGCGCTCACCCCTGCACCGCGAACTCGCCTCCGTACGCCGCCGGGTCAGCCTGCGCCTGCCGCTCGACGCCAGTGAACTGACGGACGGCAGGTCCTGA
- a CDS encoding sigma factor: MDFPAFVAARSAALFRGALVLTGSREAAEDLLQETLERTCRKWRTIAAKDAPDAYVRRITVNLANDRWRRFRRTPAHPDNGGDRAAPPTRRPSTPTASCARPAASASRPSRVSPPP; encoded by the coding sequence ATGGACTTTCCCGCTTTCGTCGCCGCCCGGTCGGCCGCCCTGTTCCGTGGCGCCCTCGTCTTGACGGGGAGCCGCGAAGCCGCGGAGGACCTGCTCCAGGAGACCCTGGAACGGACCTGCCGCAAGTGGCGCACGATCGCCGCCAAGGACGCCCCCGACGCCTATGTGCGGCGGATCACGGTGAACCTGGCGAACGACCGTTGGCGAAGATTCCGCCGCACCCCCGCACACCCCGACAACGGCGGCGACCGGGCCGCTCCGCCGACGCGCCGTCCGTCGACACCGACGGCATCGTGCGCAAGACCCGCCGCAAGCGCGTCACGGCCATCGCGGGTCTCGCCGCCGCCCTGA
- a CDS encoding SAV_915 family protein: MNSEEVTAVGAPIRSHISDYAETGPAEPSAKADSPAPEPRPSNPEPRRSRLLDYAEAEPPVRRDVEGRQAPKLGLPAYHTPVLVPAHPRYVDALDASGRSTRVPFIAYELFEHPTDGTVALAFTTPARLVAALGEAQPWVATSIGPLAEGVREHGVTVRVDPRVAPGHHNWRPDDLAAYAREVR, from the coding sequence GTGAACAGTGAAGAGGTGACGGCGGTGGGGGCGCCGATACGGTCGCACATTTCCGACTACGCCGAGACCGGGCCGGCCGAGCCGTCGGCCAAGGCTGACTCCCCGGCCCCGGAACCTCGTCCGTCGAACCCGGAGCCGCGTCGTTCGCGCCTGCTCGACTACGCCGAGGCGGAGCCGCCCGTACGGCGGGACGTGGAGGGACGGCAGGCCCCGAAGCTCGGTCTTCCGGCCTACCACACCCCCGTGCTCGTCCCGGCCCATCCGCGCTACGTCGACGCGCTGGACGCCTCCGGCCGCTCCACCCGCGTGCCCTTCATCGCCTACGAACTGTTCGAACACCCCACGGACGGGACCGTGGCCCTCGCCTTCACCACGCCGGCCCGGCTGGTGGCCGCGCTCGGCGAGGCCCAGCCGTGGGTCGCCACGTCGATCGGGCCGCTGGCCGAGGGAGTGCGCGAGCACGGCGTCACCGTCCGCGTCGACCCGCGCGTCGCGCCCGGACACCACAACTGGCGGCCGGACGATCTGGCCGCCTACGCACGGGAGGTGCGCTGA
- a CDS encoding DUF6317 family protein, which yields MPPDFKAVLSDLTSMSKTFHDEATHYRNLHDQVAPPVVSGGDSGLDHAIKEVADLIVALHTGFADRLDDHGDKVTYARDSFQRHDIDVHGLFDDLMVGDG from the coding sequence ATGCCGCCCGACTTCAAGGCGGTCCTGAGCGACCTCACCTCGATGTCCAAGACCTTCCACGACGAGGCCACCCACTACCGGAACCTGCACGACCAGGTCGCCCCGCCCGTCGTCAGCGGCGGTGACAGCGGCCTCGACCACGCCATCAAGGAGGTCGCCGACCTCATCGTCGCCCTGCACACCGGCTTCGCGGACCGGCTGGACGACCACGGAGACAAGGTGACGTACGCCCGCGACTCGTTCCAGCGGCACGACATCGACGTACACGGTCTGTTCGACGACCTGATGGTGGGGGACGGCTGA